The following coding sequences lie in one Fibrobacter sp. UWB15 genomic window:
- a CDS encoding polyprenyl synthetase family protein, producing the protein MAPSKEDFQTVLAQARKLVQEQLKLTEKVIFGVAQNAPAGIGERLESLFQRKGKRIRSTLLCLIAQSGSQKPDSLRVAHACAGIELLHLASLVHDDIIDGTDIRRGQKTAHKEWGTQVAVLIGDYVLSQAMQCVIDEESHDIPTVLSKAADKLIAGEILELDQSGNMRLSFEEYDRIIDGKTAALIAAAARIGAILAGFDKENIDRCAQMGSHFGIAFQIIDDLLDYGFGSKNLDKAKFTDLGNGLITLPLLYYFECCNEQERSEMEVLIAKADQAGVPEKIIEKLNEKNAFKKAKANAQDHLEKALEIAQGLPSSLFTEEIIQMFSSMDNRGN; encoded by the coding sequence ATGGCGCCAAGTAAAGAAGACTTTCAGACTGTATTGGCGCAAGCCCGCAAGCTTGTGCAGGAACAGTTGAAACTTACCGAAAAGGTCATTTTCGGTGTTGCCCAAAACGCCCCCGCAGGCATTGGCGAACGACTGGAATCACTGTTCCAGCGCAAGGGCAAACGAATCCGTTCAACGCTCCTTTGCCTGATTGCACAGAGCGGTTCTCAGAAGCCCGACAGTCTGCGAGTCGCACACGCATGCGCAGGCATCGAGTTGCTGCACCTTGCAAGCCTAGTCCACGACGACATCATCGACGGCACCGACATTCGCCGCGGGCAAAAGACCGCCCACAAGGAGTGGGGCACGCAGGTTGCTGTACTCATCGGCGACTACGTGCTTTCGCAGGCCATGCAATGCGTGATTGACGAAGAATCGCACGACATTCCGACGGTTCTTTCCAAAGCTGCGGATAAATTAATCGCAGGTGAAATTCTGGAGCTGGACCAGTCCGGCAATATGCGACTTTCCTTTGAGGAATACGACCGCATTATCGACGGAAAGACGGCAGCCCTGATTGCAGCTGCCGCACGCATCGGCGCCATTCTCGCCGGTTTCGACAAGGAAAACATCGACAGGTGCGCCCAGATGGGCAGCCACTTCGGCATCGCCTTCCAGATTATCGATGACCTTCTGGACTACGGTTTCGGCAGTAAGAATCTCGACAAAGCCAAGTTCACCGATTTAGGCAATGGACTGATTACACTTCCGCTGCTGTACTACTTCGAATGCTGTAACGAGCAGGAACGCTCCGAGATGGAAGTCCTGATTGCCAAAGCAGACCAAGCCGGCGTTCCCGAAAAGATTATTGAAAAACTGAACGAAAAAAACGCTTTCAAGAAGGCCAAGGCCAACGCACAAGACCATCTTGAAAAGGCCCTTGAAATTGCGCAGGGGCTACCCAGTTCACTTTTCACCGAAGAAATCATCCAGATGTTCTCTTCGATGGACAACCGCGGCAACTAG
- a CDS encoding sigma-54-dependent Fis family transcriptional regulator, with protein MKSESMLATEKMLDVVKILLDEVQPESLFVKILEVAKDVLHADAAVLDTGGENAIHLSNPENVTISISAVKQAKREKKAVVWNQLDDDSADLSKSIVQNQLTSIMVSPFRTPESESGYLYLQRAAREEPFTEDDSALFDSFVMVCEKFAFAAFDRLRDKESLNILRNVIRKDGIVYSSKAMADLIALADKLAELPMPVIIRGETGTGKEVVARYIHRHSPRADKPFVAVNCGAIPEHLMESLLFGHAKGSFTGAIETRKGFFEEADGGTIFLDEIGELPMNMQVKLLRVLQEKHITRVGDNREIPVNVRIISATHVDLEEAVKAKRFREDLYFRIQVMPVEMPPLRDRGQDVVLLAEEFLTRYCAEYGRGKFHLSRNAEKAMLSYHWPGNVRELENKVQKALVQAVHGVIQPADLGLGDVQAQAKESPRTLKEAREVVEREVISRALSDSNANLTLAATILGIDRKVLREIMERLGMKKEDYKK; from the coding sequence ATGAAGTCAGAATCGATGCTTGCGACAGAAAAGATGCTGGATGTCGTAAAGATCTTGTTGGACGAAGTCCAACCGGAATCTCTATTTGTGAAAATTCTTGAAGTGGCTAAAGATGTGCTGCATGCCGATGCCGCTGTTCTGGATACTGGTGGTGAAAATGCAATCCACCTTAGCAATCCTGAAAATGTGACCATTTCTATTTCTGCTGTAAAACAGGCGAAGCGCGAAAAGAAGGCGGTGGTGTGGAATCAGCTGGATGACGATTCTGCGGACCTTTCGAAGTCAATTGTACAGAATCAGTTGACAAGCATTATGGTGTCGCCCTTCCGCACGCCCGAAAGTGAATCCGGATACCTGTATTTACAGCGTGCCGCCCGCGAAGAACCTTTTACCGAAGATGACAGCGCCCTGTTCGATTCTTTTGTGATGGTGTGTGAAAAGTTTGCCTTTGCTGCATTCGATCGCTTGCGTGACAAGGAATCGCTGAACATTTTAAGGAATGTCATTCGCAAAGACGGTATCGTGTATTCAAGCAAAGCGATGGCTGATTTGATTGCGCTTGCAGACAAATTAGCGGAACTTCCGATGCCGGTCATTATTCGTGGTGAAACGGGAACCGGTAAAGAGGTCGTTGCCCGCTATATTCATAGGCATAGCCCCCGCGCAGACAAGCCCTTTGTGGCGGTGAATTGCGGGGCCATTCCGGAGCACTTGATGGAATCGCTCTTGTTTGGACATGCCAAGGGCTCGTTTACGGGCGCCATTGAAACCCGCAAGGGATTCTTTGAAGAAGCCGACGGCGGAACGATTTTCCTCGATGAAATCGGGGAACTGCCCATGAATATGCAGGTGAAACTCTTGCGCGTGTTGCAAGAAAAGCATATTACCCGCGTAGGCGACAACCGCGAAATTCCGGTGAACGTGCGCATCATTAGTGCAACACATGTAGACTTGGAAGAGGCGGTCAAGGCAAAACGCTTTAGGGAAGACTTGTACTTCCGCATTCAGGTGATGCCTGTAGAAATGCCGCCTTTAAGGGATCGCGGACAAGACGTTGTGCTTTTGGCCGAAGAATTCTTGACCCGTTACTGCGCCGAATACGGTCGCGGTAAGTTCCATTTGAGTCGCAACGCCGAAAAGGCGATGCTCAGTTATCACTGGCCGGGTAATGTGCGTGAACTCGAAAACAAGGTCCAGAAAGCTTTGGTTCAAGCGGTCCATGGCGTAATTCAGCCGGCTGATTTGGGCTTGGGCGATGTCCAGGCGCAGGCGAAGGAATCGCCGCGTACGCTTAAAGAGGCTCGCGAAGTCGTGGAACGTGAAGTGATTAGCCGCGCTCTTTCCGACAGTAACGCGAATTTGACGCTTGCAGCGACGATTTTGGGCATCGACCGCAAGGTTTTGCGCGAAATCATGGAAAGATTGGGAATGAAAAAGGAAGACTATAAGAAATAG
- a CDS encoding diguanylate cyclase, with product MSTTTISGFSRSIVFKVLIVLIFSMTLVVTGSIFIFTSKQTNLMLEWSFNNNESTLSQIGYMASSEMKQFGDRLTLLSKTSEIQSLDPNTAASYLKSYSISTLFISGETVTLYDRGYSFICDNSMVGIPTESPYPIDFSRITPHRPYLTPWFREAKDAPPKRLFGISITNKSSSSGYLLAEFSLRRLWTNFPNYKIGRNGFLVAINGQGEILYHPDLKRWLTDTHKINELGFTEIDPRNYDVKKAQFQKLYDNEQYLVNYYFDSNTDFGLFAFQPKSEIDDLISSATQASIAILVISILIIFLVAAWMFYMLGVPLNRITKHIRRITDGDLDIENIDVGSRKDELGQLGNAFNSMHDTIKRQIKELNAHREILEQEVKERTKDLELANKKLELISKTDELTGLPNRREMNETVANEMGRSARTHKPFCFIFIDIDHFKNINDTYGHACGDIILKSVAQTIRGLLRKYDVFARYGGEEFLTLLPETDLEGARVVAERFRRQIEKMTVRYADFTIKITITLGVAKFDDRLGADRSIQMADKALYQGKEGGRNRVIVWKPEWVTEADYEAAAIELAALKKDAEKPKGENFQVSLDYIEEHPLKQAAEAAEAAEREEGEDDRDEENPPEKEEKQS from the coding sequence ATGTCGACCACTACCATATCAGGTTTTTCACGAAGCATCGTCTTCAAGGTGCTTATCGTTTTGATTTTCTCCATGACCCTCGTGGTCACGGGGAGTATCTTTATTTTCACGTCAAAACAGACAAACCTGATGTTGGAATGGAGTTTCAACAACAACGAGTCGACTCTCTCGCAGATTGGCTACATGGCATCTAGCGAAATGAAGCAGTTTGGCGACCGCCTGACACTTCTTTCCAAGACATCCGAAATTCAAAGTCTCGATCCGAATACGGCTGCCAGCTACCTTAAGAGCTACAGCATTTCGACATTGTTCATTTCGGGTGAAACCGTTACTTTATACGACAGAGGCTACTCGTTCATTTGCGACAACTCCATGGTCGGCATTCCAACAGAAAGCCCCTACCCCATTGATTTTTCGCGCATTACTCCGCACCGCCCTTACTTGACGCCCTGGTTTAGGGAAGCAAAGGATGCACCCCCAAAGCGTCTGTTCGGCATTAGCATTACAAACAAGTCTAGTTCCAGCGGATACCTGCTTGCAGAATTCTCACTTCGCAGACTTTGGACGAACTTCCCTAACTATAAAATTGGTAGAAACGGATTCCTGGTCGCCATTAACGGTCAAGGAGAAATTCTGTACCACCCCGACTTAAAGCGTTGGCTTACAGATACACACAAGATCAACGAACTTGGATTTACAGAAATTGATCCTCGCAACTATGATGTCAAGAAAGCTCAGTTCCAGAAGCTTTACGACAACGAGCAGTATCTTGTTAACTACTACTTTGATTCTAACACCGATTTTGGTCTCTTTGCCTTCCAGCCGAAAAGCGAAATTGACGACCTGATTTCTTCGGCAACGCAGGCAAGCATCGCCATTCTCGTGATTTCAATTCTGATAATCTTCCTTGTCGCAGCATGGATGTTCTACATGCTGGGCGTTCCGCTGAACCGCATTACCAAGCACATCCGTAGAATCACTGACGGAGACCTTGATATCGAAAACATTGACGTGGGTAGCCGTAAAGACGAACTGGGCCAGTTGGGCAACGCTTTCAACTCGATGCACGATACAATTAAACGTCAGATTAAGGAGCTGAACGCCCATAGAGAAATCTTGGAACAGGAAGTCAAGGAACGCACCAAGGATTTGGAACTGGCCAACAAGAAGCTGGAACTGATTTCGAAGACCGACGAACTGACGGGACTCCCGAACCGCCGCGAAATGAACGAAACCGTCGCAAACGAAATGGGTCGTTCAGCCCGAACCCACAAGCCCTTCTGCTTTATCTTTATTGACATTGACCACTTCAAGAATATCAACGACACCTACGGCCACGCCTGCGGCGATATCATCCTGAAGTCGGTAGCCCAGACCATTCGCGGTCTGTTGCGCAAGTACGATGTCTTTGCCCGCTACGGTGGCGAAGAATTCTTGACCCTGTTGCCCGAAACGGACCTCGAAGGCGCAAGAGTTGTCGCCGAACGTTTCCGCAGACAGATCGAAAAGATGACCGTTCGCTATGCGGACTTCACCATCAAGATTACCATTACGCTCGGTGTCGCCAAGTTCGACGACCGTCTGGGTGCAGACCGAAGCATTCAAATGGCCGACAAGGCCCTTTACCAGGGTAAAGAAGGCGGTCGAAACCGCGTAATCGTGTGGAAGCCCGAATGGGTGACCGAAGCCGACTACGAGGCTGCCGCCATTGAACTAGCCGCCTTGAAAAAGGATGCCGAAAAGCCCAAGGGCGAAAACTTCCAGGTGAGTCTCGACTATATCGAAGAACATCCGCTCAAGCAGGCCGCAGAAGCAGCAGAAGCTGCGGAACGCGAAGAAGGCGAGGATGATCGCGATGAAGAAAATCCTCCCGAAAAGGAAGAAAAGCAGAGCTAG
- a CDS encoding extracellular solute-binding protein, translating to MGLMTNRIMHSILAVAIASTAAIAAKAKPLTVWIMPNGASPQETLEKRLEIYTKKTGIPTKVEVLDWGEAWNRITAALSGAQQAPDVLQLGSTWIPYFASRKEIKPLNEELSKIQPNRFVPVSWNTTHIDEDTTIYSVPWFIDIRAVLANKRILAEHGITKDSIKTYEGFKNAIRKVNSKDEVLEDGAHVRGYAFPGRSDWNLPHNFAPWIWSNGGSFIKKDADGKWHANILSEETLLGIASYLHFIMDTLVAPEALQTNTAQIAQQFNNGELAFIVSTSEIIMQTRFHGNMGGLSNARIGSDSVMVVPIPKGKVGSVSFIGGSNLAIPANNKRKEALDLLLFLTDDENLDAYTKQIGFLPPSRKVLQEWAKDEDYNILVRALETGRAYVAIPEWGELEQQLNTLFSAIWEQMEIPSLYSEDKLYEIFKDLTVEIDKKLNYPTTNIMTAAEFKAAWNKINEENKPKVEATKDSTNKAVDSNMQKAPFVFVVMLVLGFLFAFLRRRKR from the coding sequence ATGGGTTTGATGACGAATAGAATTATGCATTCCATTCTCGCAGTGGCTATTGCATCTACCGCAGCGATAGCAGCTAAAGCGAAGCCGCTTACTGTGTGGATTATGCCCAACGGAGCCTCTCCGCAAGAAACCCTCGAAAAAAGACTTGAAATCTACACCAAGAAGACCGGCATTCCGACCAAGGTCGAAGTGCTTGACTGGGGCGAAGCCTGGAACCGCATTACCGCAGCACTCTCTGGAGCCCAGCAGGCCCCCGATGTTTTGCAGCTTGGCTCCACCTGGATTCCGTACTTTGCATCCCGCAAGGAAATCAAGCCGCTCAACGAAGAACTTTCTAAAATTCAACCCAACCGATTTGTCCCTGTCAGCTGGAACACGACCCATATCGACGAAGACACGACCATCTACTCCGTTCCTTGGTTTATCGATATCCGTGCCGTCCTTGCAAACAAGCGCATTCTTGCAGAACACGGCATTACCAAAGATTCTATCAAGACCTACGAAGGGTTCAAGAACGCCATCCGCAAAGTCAACAGCAAAGACGAAGTTCTTGAAGACGGCGCCCACGTACGCGGTTACGCATTCCCCGGCAGGAGCGACTGGAACCTTCCACACAACTTTGCCCCCTGGATTTGGAGCAACGGCGGTTCGTTCATCAAGAAAGACGCCGACGGCAAATGGCATGCCAACATTCTTTCTGAAGAAACGCTCCTAGGCATTGCAAGCTACCTCCACTTTATCATGGATACGCTCGTAGCGCCCGAAGCCCTGCAGACCAACACGGCCCAGATTGCCCAGCAATTCAACAATGGCGAGCTCGCCTTTATCGTGAGCACTTCCGAAATCATCATGCAGACCCGTTTCCACGGAAACATGGGAGGCCTTTCTAACGCCCGAATCGGTTCCGACAGCGTCATGGTAGTTCCCATTCCTAAGGGCAAGGTCGGAAGCGTCAGCTTTATCGGCGGTTCAAACCTCGCCATTCCGGCAAACAACAAACGCAAAGAAGCTCTTGACCTTTTGCTCTTCTTAACCGACGACGAAAACCTGGACGCCTATACTAAGCAGATTGGCTTTTTGCCGCCATCTAGAAAGGTTCTGCAGGAATGGGCCAAGGATGAAGACTACAACATTCTTGTTCGCGCCCTTGAAACCGGTCGCGCCTACGTGGCCATTCCGGAATGGGGCGAACTGGAACAACAACTCAACACCCTATTCAGCGCCATTTGGGAACAGATGGAAATTCCGTCGCTCTATTCCGAAGACAAGCTGTACGAGATATTCAAGGACCTCACGGTCGAAATCGACAAAAAGTTGAACTACCCGACAACCAATATTATGACGGCGGCAGAATTCAAGGCCGCCTGGAACAAGATTAACGAAGAAAACAAACCGAAGGTGGAAGCTACCAAGGATTCCACAAACAAGGCCGTTGACAGCAATATGCAAAAGGCCCCGTTTGTATTCGTAGTTATGCTGGTCCTCGGATTCCTGTTCGCCTTCCTCCGTCGCCGCAAGAGATAA
- a CDS encoding HAD family hydrolase, with amino-acid sequence MLHHKSLIVFDLDGTLFNTLGDLAVAVNFALHHFGLPEHDEQRVRTFIGNGSMKLIERSMGEAALSENIARTGVTVEMVHKVYSDFYWEHCTERTLPNPGVVEFLRNTTARVAMLTNKPERPTFKLLEHFHLRDRFEFVLCGDTTPERKPSPAGLLKIMESAGVAPAETVMVGDDQPDILAARNAGVDCVTLLCGFGKPVNLLPLKPENTVESYAEMCQLLSKISS; translated from the coding sequence ATGCTTCACCACAAATCCCTCATCGTGTTTGACCTGGACGGCACGTTGTTCAATACCCTCGGCGACCTTGCCGTGGCGGTGAATTTTGCACTGCACCACTTTGGCTTGCCGGAACATGACGAACAGCGGGTGCGGACTTTTATCGGGAACGGCTCCATGAAGTTGATCGAGCGGAGCATGGGGGAGGCTGCCCTTTCGGAAAACATTGCCCGCACGGGCGTTACGGTCGAGATGGTTCACAAGGTCTATTCGGATTTTTACTGGGAACACTGCACCGAGCGCACGCTTCCGAATCCGGGCGTTGTCGAATTCCTGCGTAATACGACTGCCCGCGTGGCCATGCTTACCAACAAGCCGGAGCGCCCGACATTCAAGTTGCTGGAACATTTCCACCTTCGCGACCGCTTTGAATTCGTGCTCTGCGGCGACACCACGCCCGAACGTAAGCCTAGCCCCGCGGGTCTCTTGAAAATCATGGAATCCGCGGGTGTCGCTCCTGCCGAAACCGTGATGGTGGGTGACGACCAGCCCGACATTCTGGCCGCCCGCAACGCCGGAGTCGACTGCGTTACGCTCCTCTGCGGGTTCGGAAAGCCGGTGAACTTGCTCCCGCTAAAGCCCGAAAATACGGTTGAAAGCTATGCGGAAATGTGCCAGTTGCTCTCCAAAATCTCTAGCTAG
- a CDS encoding beta-galactosidase, giving the protein MVALFACVSLVACGDDSSGSGPENTESSAVEESSSSIEVSSSSVNGDSGTGAGMTSSNSGDSGSVTFSDTTKITYALNPFDGPLSNPHKGFTVPTGGAWTFVPEFEYGPYGSLNNRAWDLVSYGSGYQQWNKLNPAKGVYDWTELEKLLNALAEHNMGYALRVLPYTPSFIRSDFPPQEEYDWTPPFVYEMGAKKIQIDLRGTEYHAYAPVWDDPIYLQAAKEFAKALAEKYDGDPRIEYIDIRTFGEWGEWHTSHILGSVMPADSVLKDMLDYYASVFKKTQLVLPSNGFGDVYTHALDLGITKRDDGFIGIPGRPDTLLRAYNANLPTIAENIAGYKTMLANDDLIPGGTQKWTAERWVDAITTAHLTYYVLDQDNDCGYYFYKDNKALADSMSKVIGYNFMVTQAELLTVATPTAENSTDSAAGNVATNTLNITVKNTGVAPCFFDVYMVAEFVDSTGASLAQIGETVRIPKGTFKDGASQQFSFSGAVPAGAANLATQPGVSVALSLYESEDAFKSGKNPTVRFDNDGLQGNNKLLLKSR; this is encoded by the coding sequence GTGGTAGCTCTCTTTGCATGCGTCAGCCTTGTCGCCTGTGGCGATGACTCGAGCGGTTCCGGACCCGAGAATACAGAAAGCAGTGCCGTTGAAGAGTCAAGTTCGTCTATAGAAGTCTCATCAAGCAGTGTAAATGGTGATTCCGGCACAGGGGCCGGAATGACATCCTCTAACAGCGGTGACTCCGGTTCTGTGACATTCTCGGACACTACCAAAATCACCTACGCGCTCAATCCCTTCGACGGCCCGCTTTCCAACCCGCACAAGGGATTCACGGTGCCGACCGGTGGGGCGTGGACGTTTGTTCCGGAATTCGAATACGGACCTTACGGTTCCTTGAACAACAGGGCGTGGGACCTGGTCTCGTACGGTTCCGGTTACCAGCAGTGGAACAAGCTGAACCCGGCTAAGGGCGTTTACGACTGGACGGAACTGGAAAAACTTTTGAACGCACTCGCTGAGCATAATATGGGTTACGCCCTGCGAGTGTTGCCGTACACGCCTTCGTTTATCAGGAGCGATTTTCCGCCGCAAGAAGAATACGACTGGACTCCGCCCTTTGTCTACGAGATGGGCGCGAAGAAAATCCAGATTGATTTACGCGGGACGGAATACCATGCGTATGCTCCCGTCTGGGATGACCCGATTTATTTGCAAGCGGCGAAGGAGTTCGCGAAGGCTCTGGCCGAAAAATACGATGGCGATCCGCGCATAGAATACATTGACATCCGCACTTTTGGCGAATGGGGCGAATGGCATACCTCGCACATATTGGGGAGCGTGATGCCCGCCGACTCGGTGCTGAAGGATATGCTGGACTATTATGCGTCCGTTTTCAAGAAGACCCAGCTGGTGCTGCCTTCTAACGGTTTTGGCGATGTCTATACGCATGCGCTCGATCTCGGCATTACCAAGCGCGACGACGGGTTCATCGGCATTCCCGGCAGGCCCGATACCTTGCTGCGGGCTTACAATGCGAACCTCCCGACCATTGCTGAGAACATCGCCGGTTACAAGACGATGCTGGCCAATGACGACCTGATTCCCGGAGGCACCCAGAAGTGGACTGCGGAACGCTGGGTGGATGCGATTACCACGGCGCACCTGACCTACTACGTTCTGGACCAGGACAACGACTGCGGCTACTATTTCTACAAGGACAACAAGGCGCTTGCCGATTCCATGAGCAAAGTCATCGGGTATAATTTCATGGTAACGCAGGCGGAACTTTTGACCGTCGCGACGCCCACTGCGGAAAACTCCACCGACTCTGCTGCAGGTAATGTTGCGACGAACACGCTGAACATTACCGTCAAGAACACCGGCGTGGCGCCTTGCTTCTTCGATGTCTACATGGTGGCAGAGTTCGTGGACAGTACGGGTGCGTCTCTTGCACAAATCGGTGAGACCGTTCGCATTCCCAAGGGAACCTTCAAGGACGGAGCCTCGCAGCAGTTCTCGTTTAGCGGCGCGGTTCCAGCGGGCGCGGCGAATCTCGCGACGCAGCCCGGTGTTTCTGTAGCCCTTTCCCTCTATGAAAGTGAAGACGCCTTCAAGAGCGGCAAAAATCCCACCGTCCGCTTCGACAACGATGGCCTTCAGGGGAATAATAAGCTACTATTGAAGTCCCGATAA
- a CDS encoding lipopolysaccharide assembly protein LapB, translating into MLRRVCYIGVLLFTLSLMSCVNDDIKRGNDALRIGDYERAITNFSKALDVEPANRDARYGLALSFYAEAEQADRFNDSSFVRWSRAAREFKILYGLDSSGNIDANYSTCLFYLARATLNQDASANVLPLLDKSIQLDSLNYFSYNLKGLILAQSNAPADLNSAKNIFIHIVTREPQFVSAYINLGNIYWEEGDIESAWDTWSAGLEKAPTNRALIHWTQVAEDSLKSMVLSGRL; encoded by the coding sequence ATGCTTAGGCGTGTGTGCTACATAGGGGTGTTGTTGTTCACCTTGTCTTTGATGTCTTGCGTCAATGACGACATCAAACGTGGAAACGACGCCTTGCGTATTGGCGACTATGAACGCGCTATTACGAATTTCTCGAAAGCCTTGGATGTTGAACCGGCCAACCGCGATGCCCGTTACGGGCTTGCGCTTTCGTTCTATGCCGAAGCGGAACAAGCGGACCGTTTCAACGATTCCTCGTTTGTCCGTTGGAGTCGCGCGGCCCGAGAATTCAAGATTCTTTATGGCCTGGATAGTAGTGGAAACATAGATGCCAATTATTCGACTTGCTTGTTCTACTTGGCCCGCGCCACGTTGAATCAAGATGCGTCTGCAAATGTGTTGCCCTTATTGGATAAATCTATACAACTGGATAGTTTGAACTATTTTAGCTATAACTTGAAGGGTTTGATTCTTGCTCAAAGTAATGCCCCCGCTGACTTGAATAGCGCAAAGAATATCTTTATCCATATTGTGACCCGGGAACCGCAGTTTGTTTCTGCCTATATTAACCTAGGGAACATCTATTGGGAAGAAGGCGATATTGAATCGGCTTGGGACACGTGGTCGGCCGGGCTAGAAAAGGCTCCGACAAACAGGGCTCTGATCCACTGGACGCAGGTGGCCGAGGATTCCTTGAAATCCATGGTGCTATCGGGTAGGCTATGA
- a CDS encoding DUF3332 family protein, with protein sequence MKKGIITLLCAGMIVLSGCYGKYACFNKLLAWNGTLGNKWLNSIVHFAMNVIPVYGIAVFVDFLVLNTVEFWTGSNPLASGDSYYEKDAQGNTIAAVKNADGSMTAEITTAAGEKAVLTLQRDENVIRAIDAEGNVVAQRELDK encoded by the coding sequence ATGAAAAAAGGTATCATTACCCTTCTCTGCGCCGGCATGATTGTTCTTTCCGGCTGCTATGGCAAGTACGCATGCTTCAACAAGCTGCTCGCATGGAACGGCACCCTTGGTAACAAGTGGCTCAACTCCATCGTCCACTTCGCCATGAACGTCATCCCGGTTTACGGTATCGCCGTGTTCGTGGACTTCCTCGTCCTCAACACTGTCGAATTCTGGACTGGCTCCAACCCGCTTGCTTCTGGCGACTCCTACTATGAAAAGGACGCTCAGGGTAACACCATTGCTGCTGTCAAGAACGCTGACGGTTCTATGACTGCTGAAATCACCACCGCTGCTGGCGAAAAGGCCGTCCTGACCCTCCAGCGCGATGAAAACGTTATCCGCGCCATCGACGCCGAAGGTAACGTTGTCGCTCAGCGTGAACTCGACAAGTAA
- a CDS encoding protein kinase, whose amino-acid sequence MSAKSEKPTTSILDRADACTLLHQGGEANVYELSCGEDRYALKWYHAGSCFDDSVVDRLKHLNVPGLYRVRESGTRDNTAYLVYDFLDGANSAEAPAMPVVVALKLLRSLVLTLDLMDKEGIHHGDINPANVLLCQSGAALNTVLIDCGIVGPGALAYAAPERFQGKSASTKSDLYSLGMLLFHWISGQDLLASQDYNELAAQAMAIENVDVSSRLYDSERCKPQELSALEPLWKALLRESPENRAEDFDELDELLEIALDSMGVGEVTAQTAIQKYAKELFTAKVGQKFPIGEKKAFPYRKYDGENEKNNLKIVILAFFGLILIALVIVLYVGTKSPDIDETGNLLLQKSRSLESGFERDSEKTIDSVPPVMLKDLPTPAME is encoded by the coding sequence ATGAGTGCGAAATCCGAAAAGCCTACGACAAGCATTCTAGATCGAGCTGATGCTTGTACTTTGTTGCATCAGGGGGGGGAAGCCAATGTCTATGAACTTTCCTGTGGCGAAGATCGTTATGCGTTGAAGTGGTATCATGCCGGTTCTTGTTTTGACGATTCTGTTGTAGACAGGTTAAAGCATTTGAACGTTCCCGGACTTTACCGTGTTCGAGAATCGGGGACTCGCGACAATACGGCATACTTGGTCTATGATTTCCTTGATGGGGCGAATTCTGCAGAAGCTCCTGCGATGCCGGTTGTTGTTGCGCTGAAATTGCTCCGGAGTCTTGTGCTGACGCTGGATTTGATGGATAAAGAAGGTATCCATCATGGCGATATCAACCCGGCTAATGTCTTGCTTTGTCAGTCGGGTGCTGCATTGAATACGGTGCTTATCGATTGTGGAATTGTAGGACCGGGAGCCTTGGCTTATGCAGCGCCGGAACGTTTTCAAGGAAAGTCCGCCAGTACGAAGAGCGATCTTTACAGTTTGGGAATGCTTTTGTTCCACTGGATTTCTGGGCAGGACTTGCTTGCGTCGCAGGATTATAATGAACTTGCGGCTCAGGCTATGGCAATCGAAAATGTGGATGTTTCTTCTAGACTTTATGATTCGGAACGTTGCAAGCCGCAGGAACTATCGGCGCTAGAGCCGTTGTGGAAGGCCTTGTTGCGAGAATCTCCGGAAAACCGAGCCGAAGACTTTGACGAACTGGACGAACTTTTGGAAATAGCCCTCGATTCCATGGGAGTGGGTGAGGTGACTGCCCAGACTGCTATACAGAAATACGCCAAGGAATTGTTCACCGCAAAAGTGGGGCAAAAATTCCCGATAGGAGAAAAAAAGGCTTTTCCGTATCGCAAATATGACGGTGAAAACGAAAAAAACAACTTAAAAATCGTCATTTTGGCTTTTTTTGGACTTATATTAATTGCATTGGTGATTGTGCTCTATGTTGGAACCAAAAGTCCCGACATAGACGAAACGGGTAATTTGCTACTTCAAAAATCCAGGAGCCTAGAATCGGGTTTCGAACGAGATTCTGAAAAGACGATAGATTCTGTTCCTCCTGTGATGCTGAAGGATTTGCCTACGCCCGCAATGGAATAA